The following are encoded together in the Triticum dicoccoides isolate Atlit2015 ecotype Zavitan chromosome 6B, WEW_v2.0, whole genome shotgun sequence genome:
- the LOC119324995 gene encoding transcription factor bHLH95-like has translation MAKDNDNNAPPATSSDSMSSGKDNKGSKASSRLVLGGAIDKGKGVPKVEEEEEGCRSKGKIMTAPVVTARRSGGRRGDRELHIITERERRRRMSEMFTKLHGLLPTLPDKVDKSSIVMEAIHYIKSLEGTVSELEKQKLERDFARGNPAAAANGGVSSSVPMAMATPVTGASAGGIWQTGAGPAPSMSLVGAVTAAPAPVPLQTWSGPNVVLSLSGNNAYIHMSVERRPGVLTMVTAVLEKHGIDVVTTGISSDPSQCMYTIQARINGMRNQFGDNVAFDDIYKLAVSEIMVWLSE, from the exons ATGGCGAAAGACAACGACAACAACGCTCCACCGGCGACCAGCTCCGACTCCATGAGCTCCGGCAAGGACAACAAGGGATCCAAGGCCAGCAGCCGTCTGGTCCTCGGCGGCGCTattgacaaggggaagggcgtccccaaggttgaagaagaagaagagggttgTAGATCTAAGGGTAAGATCATGACAGCGCCGGTCGTAACTGCTCGCAGATCAGGCGGCCGCCGCGGCGACAGAGAACTGCACATCATCACGGAGCGCGAGAGGCGGAGGCGGATGAGCGAGATGTTCACCAAGCTGCACGGCCTCCTCCCCACCCTCCCCGACAAG GTTGACAAGTCGAGCATAGTGATGGAAGCCATACACTACATCAAGAGCCTGGAGGGGACGGTGAGCGAGCTGGAGAAGCAAAAGCTAGAGAGGGATTTCGCACGAGGCAATCCCGCCGCCGCAGCCAATGGCGGGGTCTCCTCTTCAGTGCCTATGGCCATGGCGACGCCGGTGACAGGGGCGTCGGCTGGCGGGATCTGGCAGACTGGGGCCGGGCCAGCGCCATCCATGTCTTTGGTGGGCGCGGTGACCGCGGCGCCGGCACCGGTGCCACTCCAGACGTGGTCAGGGCCGAACGTCGTGCTGAGCCTGTCCGGGAACAACGCGTACATCCACATGTCCGTGGAGCGGCGTCCAGGCGTTCTCACCATGGTGACGGCCGTGCTGGAGAAGCATGGTATCGACGTGGTCACGACGGGGATCTCGTCTGACCCTTCCCAGTGCATGTACACCATCCAAGCTCGT atAAATGGAATGAGGAACCAGTTCGGAGATAATGTGGCGTTTGACGACATATATAAGCTGGCGGTGTCAGAGATAATGGTTTGGCTCTCTGAATAA